One Carya illinoinensis cultivar Pawnee chromosome 5, C.illinoinensisPawnee_v1, whole genome shotgun sequence genomic window, TCATTAATAGGATTTAAATTAAGCATGAATttaacccaaaataaaaaagcaagatATGTGAAGTAATTCTGTGTCCCATTGCTTTTAAGAAACAGAGTAACATATGGGTTAAAAAAACATACGAATCATCTTGTTAAGCTAATATCCACTATCACCAAACTTCACACTCAATAATTCTAGCAAATGTAAGAAACTAAAAACCTTGGGGCATAATTAACAAACCCAAATTAGCAAACTTTGAGACGAAGAAAAATAGCACAATTCCATAAGAAACCAAATTAGCAACAATGATTTTCCATAAGCAACCAAATTAGTGACacgaatggattttttttttatcgtttaGCGGCTAATCTTCCCACCATAGTAAAAACAAGAGCACATAATAACTCTCACCCAAACTATATTACTTCCCACCACAGATAAAAGGCCAAACCACAAGATGTTCGGATACAATCACAACAAACTGTTAAACACAATCCTCAAACTAAAAACCTACCATTCTCACGGAAGACTTGGGAGAAACAAACATCCCCAGCTTGTCGCATGTGATCCTGATACAAGGCAGtgagattaatttaaaattaaacatttcaagaaatttttaACTCTACCAAACACTTCAATCAAGCAAAGTAATAAAAAACCCATTAGGCTTTCCTAAGCAAACAAATGAAACACTGGTTATGATaaacaaatacataaaaaacaaGGCACGAAGTTGAAATTACTGTGATCTTTGAGCCAATTGGAGTAATATTCTCCTTCCCctgcaaacaaaaatcacagaacatatcatcaaatccataaagaaaataatacataaatttaaaaagtgCAGAGAGAGATAATTTGGGCATTTCGTAGGTATGATTTCTGCTTCTTGTCCTCTCAGTTCAAAATGAAGTTCATGATACGCATATGCATGAGTAAAAAATTTGTGATACACATGCATGAgtaaaaaacaaccaaacacaaagagGATTGAATTCGAAATTGAAgttcaacaaacaaaaataaaaactttcagAAAATGAAACTCAAACCCAATGTTTGGAGCCCTAGATTAAACACGGCATGACACGGGCTCCTCTGCTACCAAACCAGAGCTTCCATACAAGGCCAACCACCACATAGCGAACACAAAGCAAACGGCTCAATCTATACATCATATGCATATACGCAACAGGAAAACAAATTACCAAACAGTGAATAAAAACCATACTGAATAAAAACTCAACAGAATAAAAGCCACATATGCTTATATGCGTATGATCCGATAGATCATTTTCTCACAGAAAATAATCCCAACAGAAGGAATCGAAATCATACGGATGTCCatcacaacaaaaaaaaaaaaacccaaaaacattgaACAAAATCTTTCGATTTTGATGGTTCAGTAAAGTAATCATTCAAACATtcgttgtttgaaaaaaaaattttgaaaaaaaacttAGCTTTGGGAAGATCCATCGGTATTCTTCTTCACCGACCTCTATTTCTCATTCAGATGGAGGACGGTATTTCTCTGCCTTTGTCTCCATCTTCGTCTTCGTCGGGCTGAGACCGGAGGCATGCGGGGTTGAGGTTAGAAATGAGGATGGATGATCAAACCACGGGTCAGAGATCCGACGTGAGAGACCGTGCTTCACTGATGGAGGCGGTGGTGTCTCTGTTTTGCTTTGCTAGAGGCGAGGGTGTGGcggtgaagagagagagagagagagagagagaggggggtttGTAAGAAATGGGTGTGAATgtctagaagaagaaaaaagatcatAAATTTAATAAGACTAAAATATCTGTCGGTAATAGAAGTAAAAGAAAACTGTCCGTAATTTTGGAATAAAGTTAAGggcaaaattagaaataaaaatattagacgaAAATTCTGTAGCCTAAGTTATTGGCACTTACTAATATAAGATATGTACACATTATCCATTTGCACAGGGGAAAGAAGGACACTAAACATAAAGGCGATGGAGAGGCAGGTGGCCATCATCGGTGCCGGCATCAGTGGCCTACTGGCTTGCAAGTACACCTTGTCAAAGGGTTTCCATCCCATCGTTTTCGAAGCCAAAAGCAGCATCGGAGGAGTTTGGACAAAGACCGTGGAAACCACCAAGCTCCAAACTCCGAAACGAGCATATCAGTTCTCAGATTTTCCCTGGCCTTCCTCTGTGAAAGAAGATTTTCCTGACCAACATCAAGTTTTTGATTATATTCAATCTTATGCTCGCCATTTTGATTTGCTTCGGCATGTCAAGTTTAACACCAAAGTTGTCAGCATCGAGTATGAAGGCCCTTCCGAGGAAGAGATGCATTCGTGGAGCATGTGGGGTAGTGCTGGTGAGCCATTCAGCTCTAAAGGGAAATGGAAAATTGTAGCAGGAGATGCTCTTGGCCTTTCAACTGaggtttgtatatataaatccaTCATGTAAAGTATCAGAGTTTCAGTGTTTTTCATGattctattatataattaattatagccCAATGAGCCCACTTGAACTAGAGGTGAGGCTGAGAATTAATGGGAACAGAGACCAATTAATTCGAtgctatatatttttaacttgAAAAGTACAGATCTGCTTGTCTTCTAAGGCCAAGCGCAGGTTCTCATTGACATTCACGACAAGGATTGGAACTGGGTAACTTGTCTCATTGACATTCACGACAAGGATTCTCATTGACATTCATGATCATGTACTCTTCAGGTGTACCCAGTTGACTTTGTGATCCTCTGCATCGGACGATTCAGTGACATTCCAAACATCCCAGAATTCCCCGACAACCAAGGCCCAGAAGTATTTCATGGGAAGGTGATCCACAGCATGGAGTACGCTGCCATGGATTATCAAAGTGCTGCTGAATTTGTCAAAGGGAAGCAAGTCACTGTTGTGGGGTTGCAAAAATCTGCCTTGGACATTGCTATGGAGTGCTCAACAGCAAATGGTATGAAGCATAAGTCTCACTTATTTTACAACCTAAATAAGGTCAAATGGTAAGATTTATTTCTCACACGATCTGCAGGCAGGGAACATCCTTGTACTATTTTATACAAGACTGAGCATTGGAATCCCCCTGATTATCTTCCATGGGGTGTGCCTCTTGGTTATTTATATCTCAACCGCTTCTCGGAGTTATTGGTTCATAAGCCTGGTGAAGGCTTCCTGCTAAGTCTCCTGGCTACAATTCTTTCTCCTGTGGTAAATAGCCTTGAACTGATTTTCTTttgtctctcttttctctttctataCACGACTCTCATCATAAGGATGAAGCTTAGAGATTTTCTGTTGTGGAACAGAGATGGGCATTTTCTAAATTCGTTGAAAGCGATATAAAGAAGAAGCTTCGGTTGGCAAAGTTTGGAATGGTACCGAAACATAGCTTCCTTCAAGAAATCAGTTCTTGTCTGATCTCCACAACGCCAGAGAAGTTCTATGACAAAGTCGAAGAAGGAAGCATCATTCTGAAAAAAGCCACGAAGTTCAGCTTCTGCAAGCAGGGTGTTTTGGTTAATGGCGACACACAACCTCTGGCAACTGATTTGGTCATTTTGGCTACTGGATTCAGAGGTGATAAAAAGCTCAAGGACATCTTCGTCTCCTCCACCTTTAAAGACTACATTGCAGGGTCCCCTAATACAACAGTTCCCCTCTACAGGTTAGTTTCTTTCTTTAAACcaaaaatcataattcattGATAGACAAAGTAAGATGTAAATCTAAAACGCTCGTGCATAGGGAAGGTAACAATTGAAAATAAGGAAATGATAGTTGCTATGTATCAGGGAATGCATTCATTCAAGAATTCCACAACTAGCAGTAATTGGGTTCTCAGAGAGTGTTTCAAACTTGTATACCTCGGAGATGAGATGCCGATGGCTAGCCGAGCTTCTTGACGGCACGTTCAGATTGCCCAGCATcaaagatatggagaa contains:
- the LOC122309006 gene encoding probable flavin-containing monooxygenase 1; the encoded protein is MERQVAIIGAGISGLLACKYTLSKGFHPIVFEAKSSIGGVWTKTVETTKLQTPKRAYQFSDFPWPSSVKEDFPDQHQVFDYIQSYARHFDLLRHVKFNTKVVSIEYEGPSEEEMHSWSMWGSAGEPFSSKGKWKIVAGDALGLSTEVYPVDFVILCIGRFSDIPNIPEFPDNQGPEVFHGKVIHSMEYAAMDYQSAAEFVKGKQVTVVGLQKSALDIAMECSTANGREHPCTILYKTEHWNPPDYLPWGVPLGYLYLNRFSELLVHKPGEGFLLSLLATILSPVRWAFSKFVESDIKKKLRLAKFGMVPKHSFLQEISSCLISTTPEKFYDKVEEGSIILKKATKFSFCKQGVLVNGDTQPLATDLVILATGFRGDKKLKDIFVSSTFKDYIAGSPNTTVPLYRECIHSRIPQLAVIGFSESVSNLYTSEMRCRWLAELLDGTFRLPSIKDMEKDVGEWQEYMKTYSGQYYKRSCIGALHIWYNDQLCKDMGWNPKRKKGFIAELFEPYGPMDYAAS